The proteins below come from a single Mus musculus strain C57BL/6J chromosome 5, GRCm38.p6 C57BL/6J genomic window:
- the Vmn2r8 gene encoding vomeronasal 2, receptor 8 precursor, with protein sequence MKKLRTFTISFLLLKFSLILCHVTDPICFWRIKNNEENDGDLRSDCNFLLWTDYESTEFNFYNIVDFRIPARRYEYFLVLFFATDEINKNPDLLPNMSLIVWLLSGQCGDEWSVLHKNYSQENINVKFINYDCLSPACYIDLTGPSWKTSLKMSIQSRTPKVFFGPFNPDLRDHDQFPFVHQVATKDTYLSHAMVSLMHHFRWMWIGLVISDDDQGIQFLSDLREEMQRHGICLAFVNMIPENMQIYMTRATIYDKQIMESTAKVVIIYGEMNSTLEVSFRRWEDLGVRRIWITTSQWDVITNKNDFSLDFFHGTVTFEHHHSEIAKFKNFMKTMNTDKYPVNISQSIVGWNYFNCSTSMNSFSKMDHLTFNNTLEWTALHNFDMVLSEEGYNLYNAVYAVAHTYHELILLQVESQQTEVPKGIFTDCQQVASMLKSRIFTNPIGELVNMKHRENQCADYDIFIIWNFPQGLGLKVKIGSYLHCFSQSQQLHISEDLEWATGGTSVPSSLCSVTCTAGFRKIHQNETADCCFDCDQCPENEVSNETADMEQCVRCPDDKYANLEKTHCLQRAVSFLAYEDPWGMALGCMALFLSALTVLVLVTFVKYKDTPIVKANNRILSYILLISLVFCFLCSLLFIGHPNQATCILQQTTFGVFFTVAISTVLAKTITVLMAFKLTTPGRRMRGMLASGAPNLVIPICTLIQLFLCGIWLVTSPPFIDRETQSEYGKTIIICNKGSVIAFHFVLGYLGSLALGSFTVAFLARNLPDRFNEAKFLTFSMLVFCSVWITFLPVYHSTRGTVMVVVEVFSILASSAGLLGCIFLPKCCVILVRLDSNFLQKYKDKLPS encoded by the exons ATGAAGAAGCTGCGTactttcactatttcctttttgcTCCTGAAGTTTTCTCTCATCTTATGCCATGTAACTGATCCCATTTGCTTTTGGAGGATAAagaataatgaagaaaatgatgGAGATTTGAGAAGTGACTGTAATTTTCTCCTTTGGACAGACTATGAAAGTACTGAATTCAATTTTTATAATATTGTTGATTTTAG AATACCTGCAAGAAGATATGAGTATTTTCTGGTATTGTTTTTTGCTACTGATGAAATCAACAAGAATCCTGATCTTTTACCCAACATGTCTTTGATAGTCTGGCTTCTTAGTGGTCAGTGTGGAGATGAATGGTCAGTTCTACATAAAAATTATTCACAAGAAAATATTAATGTGAAATTTATTAATTATGACTGTTTATCACCAGCCTGTTACATAGACCTTACAGGACCATCATGGAAAACATCGTTAAAAATGTCAATTCAGTCTAGGACACCAAAG gttttctttggaccatttaatCCTGACCTGAGGGACCATGACCAGTTTCCCTTTGTCCATCAGGTAGCCACCAAAGACACATACTTGTCCCATGCCATGGTCTCCTTGATGCATCATTTTAGATGGATGTGGATAGGACTGGTCATTTCAGATGATGACCAGGGTATTCAGTTTCTATCAGACTTGAGAGAAGAAATGCAAAGACATGGaatctgtttagcttttgttAATATGATCCCAGAAAACATGCAGATATACATGACAAGGGCTACGATATATGACAAACAAATTATGGAATCAACAGCAAAGGTTGTTATCATTTATGGTGAAATGAACTCTACCCTAGAAGTCAGCTTTAGAAGGTGGGAAGATTTAGGTGTAAGGAGAATCTGGATCACAACATCACAATGGGACGTTatcacaaataaaaatgattttagccTTGATTTCTTCCATGGGACTGTTACTTTTGAACACCACCACAGTGAGATTGctaaatttaagaattttatgaaaACAATGAACACTGACAAATACCCAGTAAACATTTCTCAGTCTATAGTGGGGTGGAATTACTTTAATTGTTCAACCTCAATGAACAGCTTTAGCAAAATGGATCATCTTACATTCAACAACACATTGGAATGGACAGCACTGCACAATTTTGACATGGTCCTGAGTGAAGAAGGCTACAATTTGTATAATGCTGTGTATGCTGTGGCCCACACCTACCATGAACTCATTCTTCTACAAGTAGAATCTCAGCAAACAGAAGTACCCAAAGGAATATTCACTGACTGTCAGCAG GTGGCTTCCATGCTGAAATCCAGGATATTTACTAACCCTATTGGAGAACTGGTGAACATGAAGCATAGGGAAAATCAGTGTGCAGACTATGACATTTTCATCATTTGGAATTTTCCACAAGGCCTtggattaaaagtgaaaataggaaGCTATTTACATTGTTTTTCACAGAGCCAACAACTTCAtatatctgaagatttggagtGGGCCACAGGAGGAACATCA GTTCCCTCCTCCCTGTGTAGTGTGACATGTACTGCTGGATTCAGGAAAATTCATCAGAATGAAACAGCAGACTGCTGCTTTGATTGTGATCAGTGCCCAGAAAATGAGGTTTCCAATGAAACAG CAGATATGGAACAGTGTGTGAGGTGTCCAGATGATAAATATGCCAACTTAGAGAAAACCCACTGCCTTCAAAGAGCTGTGTCATTCCTAGCTTATGAAGATCCATGGGGGATGGCTCTAGGATGCATGGCCCTGTTCCTCTCTGCCCTCACAGTTCTAGTACTAGTCACTTTTGTGAAGTACAAGGATACTCCCATTGTGAAGGCCAATAACCGCATTCTCAGCTACATCCTGCTCATCTCTCTAGTCTTCTGTTTTCTCTGCTCATTGCTCTTCATTGGACATCCCAACCAGGCCACCTGTATCCTGCAGCAGACCACATTTGGAGTATTTTTCACAGTGGCTATTTCTACAGTGTTGGCTAAAACAATAACTGTGCTCATGGCTTTCAAGCTCACTACTCCAGGGAGAAGGATGAGAGGGATGCTGGCATCAGGGGCACCTAACTTGGTCATTCCCATTTGTACCTTAATCCAACTATTTCTCTGTGGAATCTGGTTAGTAACATCTCCTCCCTTTATTGACAGAGAAACACAATCTGAATATGGAAAGACCATCATTATTTGTAACAAAGGCTCAGTCATTGCCTTCCACTTTGTTCTGGGATACTTGGGCTCCTTGGCTCTGGGGAGCTTCACAGTGGCTTTCTTAGCTAGGAACCTTCCTGACagattcaatgaagccaagttcctaacattcagcatgctggtgttctgcagtgtctggatcaccttcctccctgtctaccacAGCACCAGGGGAACGGTCATGGTGGTTGTGGAGGTTTTCTCCATCTTGGCTTCTAGTGCAGGCTTGCTAGGGTGCATCTTTCTTCCAAAATGTTGTGTTATCTTAGTTAGACTAGATTCAAATTTTCTGCAGAAGTACAAAGATAAATTGCCTTCTTGA
- the Vmn2r8 gene encoding vomeronasal 2, receptor 8 isoform X1, whose amino-acid sequence MKKLRTFTISFLLLKFSLILCHVTDPICFWRIKNNEENDGDLRSDCNFLLWTDYESTEFNFYNIVDFRIPARRYEYFLVLFFATDEINKNPDLLPNMSLIVWLLSGQCGDEWSVLHKNYSQENINVKFINYDCLSPACYIDLTGPSWKTSLKMSIQSRTPKVFFGPFNPDLRDHDQFPFVHQVATKDTYLSHAMVSLMHHFRWMWIGLVISDDDQGIQFLSDLREEMQRHGICLAFVNMIPENMQIYMTRATIYDKQIMESTAKVVIIYGEMNSTLEVSFRRWEDLGVRRIWITTSQWDVITNKNDFSLDFFHGTVTFEHHHSEIAKFKNFMKTMNTDKYPVNISQSIVGWNYFNCSTSMNSFSKMDHLTFNNTLEWTALHNFDMVLSEEGYNLYNAVYAVAHTYHELILLQVESQQTEVPKGIFTDCQQQIWNSV is encoded by the exons ATGAAGAAGCTGCGTactttcactatttcctttttgcTCCTGAAGTTTTCTCTCATCTTATGCCATGTAACTGATCCCATTTGCTTTTGGAGGATAAagaataatgaagaaaatgatgGAGATTTGAGAAGTGACTGTAATTTTCTCCTTTGGACAGACTATGAAAGTACTGAATTCAATTTTTATAATATTGTTGATTTTAG AATACCTGCAAGAAGATATGAGTATTTTCTGGTATTGTTTTTTGCTACTGATGAAATCAACAAGAATCCTGATCTTTTACCCAACATGTCTTTGATAGTCTGGCTTCTTAGTGGTCAGTGTGGAGATGAATGGTCAGTTCTACATAAAAATTATTCACAAGAAAATATTAATGTGAAATTTATTAATTATGACTGTTTATCACCAGCCTGTTACATAGACCTTACAGGACCATCATGGAAAACATCGTTAAAAATGTCAATTCAGTCTAGGACACCAAAG gttttctttggaccatttaatCCTGACCTGAGGGACCATGACCAGTTTCCCTTTGTCCATCAGGTAGCCACCAAAGACACATACTTGTCCCATGCCATGGTCTCCTTGATGCATCATTTTAGATGGATGTGGATAGGACTGGTCATTTCAGATGATGACCAGGGTATTCAGTTTCTATCAGACTTGAGAGAAGAAATGCAAAGACATGGaatctgtttagcttttgttAATATGATCCCAGAAAACATGCAGATATACATGACAAGGGCTACGATATATGACAAACAAATTATGGAATCAACAGCAAAGGTTGTTATCATTTATGGTGAAATGAACTCTACCCTAGAAGTCAGCTTTAGAAGGTGGGAAGATTTAGGTGTAAGGAGAATCTGGATCACAACATCACAATGGGACGTTatcacaaataaaaatgattttagccTTGATTTCTTCCATGGGACTGTTACTTTTGAACACCACCACAGTGAGATTGctaaatttaagaattttatgaaaACAATGAACACTGACAAATACCCAGTAAACATTTCTCAGTCTATAGTGGGGTGGAATTACTTTAATTGTTCAACCTCAATGAACAGCTTTAGCAAAATGGATCATCTTACATTCAACAACACATTGGAATGGACAGCACTGCACAATTTTGACATGGTCCTGAGTGAAGAAGGCTACAATTTGTATAATGCTGTGTATGCTGTGGCCCACACCTACCATGAACTCATTCTTCTACAAGTAGAATCTCAGCAAACAGAAGTACCCAAAGGAATATTCACTGACTGTCAGCAG CAGATATGGAACAGTGTGTGA